One genomic region from bacterium encodes:
- the rpsF gene encoding 30S ribosomal protein S6, whose product MANYEIVAVLRPDLEEEAIDAAIARVHQRITEHGGTVANTDRWGRRRLAYAIQKYRDGFYVLSVFSLASGQVARLRQTLGLQEDLLRFVVSEHHPAPVRAAASAPPSQAPAAAPAPAPAAAAAAPAAPAPAPSTPAPPGGASPAAGAEGADV is encoded by the coding sequence TTGGCTAATTACGAGATTGTTGCCGTGCTACGTCCCGACCTCGAGGAAGAGGCGATCGACGCGGCCATCGCGCGCGTCCACCAGCGCATCACCGAACACGGCGGGACCGTCGCGAACACAGACCGCTGGGGCAGGCGCCGGCTGGCGTACGCCATTCAGAAGTACCGCGACGGCTTCTACGTGCTCTCGGTGTTTTCGCTGGCCTCCGGACAGGTCGCCCGCCTCCGCCAGACCCTCGGCCTGCAGGAGGATCTGCTGCGCTTCGTTGTCTCGGAGCACCACCCCGCGCCCGTGCGCGCCGCGGCTTCCGCACCACCGTCCCAGGCACCCGCCGCCGCTCCGGCGCCCGCACCCGCAGCAGCCGCAGCCGCCCCCGCGGCGCCGGCGCCCGCGCCATCGACCCCGGCCCCGCCCGGCGGCGCATCTCCGGCGGCCGGAGCAGAGGGCGCCGATGTATAA
- the ssb gene encoding single-stranded DNA-binding protein, translating into MYNRIILIGRLTRDPELRYVPSGAPVASFTLAVDRPFQNQQGNRETDFIDVVAWRKTAEQVSQYLTKGRMVAVEGRLQIRSYETQDGQKRKVAEVVADGVRFLDRAKPAAGASESAPGDQPKPGDEPAQGGPDEDVPF; encoded by the coding sequence ATGTATAACCGCATCATCCTGATCGGCCGGCTGACGAGGGATCCGGAGCTTCGGTACGTACCGAGCGGCGCGCCCGTGGCCAGCTTCACGCTCGCGGTGGACCGGCCGTTTCAGAACCAGCAGGGCAACCGTGAGACCGACTTCATCGACGTCGTGGCCTGGCGCAAGACCGCGGAGCAGGTCAGCCAGTATCTGACGAAGGGCCGGATGGTGGCCGTCGAGGGACGGCTGCAGATCCGGTCGTACGAAACTCAGGACGGACAGAAGCGCAAGGTCGCCGAGGTCGTCGCAGACGGGGTCCGTTTCCTCGACCGCGCGAAGCCCGCCGCCGGCGCGAGTGAGTCCGCGCCGGGCGATCAGCCCAAGCCCGGCGACGAGCCCGCCCAGGGAGGGCCCGACGAGGACGTCCCGTTCTAA
- the rpsR gene encoding 30S ribosomal protein S18 — protein sequence MAETRDREARPRRDYRRRPKRKVCSFCAEKATYIDYKEINRLRRFVTERGKILPRRVSGNCARHQRALAVAVKRARELALLPYTGE from the coding sequence ATGGCCGAGACCAGGGACAGAGAAGCGCGGCCGCGCCGCGATTACCGGCGGAGGCCCAAGCGCAAGGTCTGCTCGTTCTGCGCTGAGAAGGCGACCTACATCGACTATAAAGAGATCAACCGCCTGCGGCGGTTCGTGACCGAGCGCGGCAAGATTCTGCCGCGGCGCGTCTCCGGAAATTGCGCGCGCCACCAGCGGGCGCTTGCGGTGGCGGTCAAGCGGGCCCGCGAACTGGCCCTCCTGCCCTACACCGGGGAGTAG
- the ychF gene encoding redox-regulated ATPase YchF has translation MALACGLVGLPNAGKSTLFRALTSAPAEIAPYPFTTIAPGVGVVAIPDPRLEALARVVAPERVVPATIEVVDIAGLVRNAHRGEGLGNQFLGRIREVDAIVHVVRCFGGPVAHVEGGVDPIRDIEIVETELLMADLDTAQRARAEVAPRSRTGDRAARDEDAVLGPLEAHLAAGRPARTFAGTEGPAGDPGRAPSAARQSLGRLHLLSSRPVLYVANVDEADAAGGGACLDAVARRAREEGAAALGLCARLEMELADLDPAQAAEFLQALGLTERGLPRLARACLDLLRLRTFFSIASREVRAWTVPAGTHAAQAAGRIHTDMERGFIRAEVVAARDLVAAGSLAAARERGHVRLEGRAYEVQDGDVITFRFAA, from the coding sequence GCCCGGCGTCGGCGTGGTTGCCATTCCGGACCCGCGGCTCGAGGCGCTCGCGCGCGTCGTCGCGCCCGAGCGCGTCGTCCCGGCGACGATCGAGGTCGTCGATATCGCCGGCCTCGTGCGCAACGCGCACCGCGGCGAGGGGCTCGGCAACCAGTTTCTGGGCCGCATCCGTGAGGTCGACGCGATCGTGCACGTGGTGCGGTGCTTCGGGGGTCCGGTCGCGCACGTCGAAGGCGGCGTCGATCCGATTCGCGACATCGAGATCGTCGAGACCGAGTTGTTGATGGCGGATCTCGACACCGCGCAGCGCGCGCGCGCGGAGGTCGCGCCCCGCTCGCGCACGGGCGACCGGGCCGCGCGCGACGAGGACGCGGTGCTCGGGCCGCTCGAGGCGCACCTCGCCGCCGGCCGCCCGGCGCGCACGTTTGCCGGGACCGAGGGACCGGCCGGGGACCCCGGCCGCGCGCCCTCCGCCGCGCGACAGTCGCTCGGCCGGCTGCATCTTTTGTCCTCGCGGCCGGTGCTCTACGTCGCGAATGTCGACGAAGCCGACGCCGCCGGCGGCGGCGCGTGTCTCGACGCGGTCGCCCGCCGCGCCCGGGAGGAAGGGGCGGCGGCGCTCGGGTTGTGCGCGCGCCTGGAGATGGAACTGGCCGACCTCGATCCCGCGCAGGCCGCGGAGTTCCTCCAGGCACTCGGCCTCACCGAACGGGGCCTCCCGCGGCTCGCGCGGGCGTGCCTCGACCTGCTGCGGCTCCGGACGTTCTTCTCGATCGCATCCCGCGAGGTGCGGGCGTGGACCGTACCGGCGGGGACGCACGCGGCCCAGGCCGCCGGCCGCATCCACACCGACATGGAGCGTGGGTTCATCCGGGCAGAGGTCGTCGCCGCGCGCGACTTGGTGGCCGCGGGCAGCCTGGCCGCGGCGCGCGAGCGGGGGCACGTACGGCTCGAGGGCCGCGCGTACGAGGTGCAGGACGGCGACGTGATCACGTTCCGCTTCGCCGCCTGA